A genomic segment from Geitlerinema sp. PCC 7407 encodes:
- a CDS encoding ABC transporter ATP-binding protein: MARTQLQKLGTYLRPHWRQATLGIGALLIVNALGVYLPLVIRNGIDDLQVTFSMDQILYYVVIVFVLASVMWVIRMVSRIALFGVGRRVEFDLKQKIFEHLLTLEPSYFANNTVGDLINRATSDVDNIRRLLGFAVLSLANTVFAYAFTLPVMLSINVKLSLMALIVYPIMLMLVQLFSERLRKEQLVVQQELSGLSELIQEDMSGISLVKIYAQEDNERNAFGRANQKLLDANLALARTRNMLFPILEGLANVSLLVLLALGAGAIANGSVTIGDFIALILYVERLVFPTALLGFTITAYQRGEVSIDRVESILLTHPEIQNAPAAQPLDLAAVKGELVARGLSYTYPGSDTPALKDLNFSIRAGETVAVVGPIGSGKSTLANALPRLLDIPANQLFLDDQDVTQVAVQDLRRAIAYVPQDSFLFSTSVKNNIRYGDPLAEMPEVELSAKQAQMDEEIQNFPQQYATVVGERGITLSGGQRQRTSLARALLVNAPILILDDALSSVDNQTATRILGNLSSDTQQKTVIFISHQLSAAATADRILVMDQGRIVQSGSHAELVQEPGLYQSLWNQQKLEEVLR, translated from the coding sequence ATGGCTCGCACACAGCTTCAAAAGCTCGGTACCTATTTGCGCCCTCACTGGCGACAGGCCACGCTCGGCATTGGGGCGCTGCTGATCGTCAATGCTCTGGGGGTATACCTGCCCCTGGTGATTCGCAACGGCATTGACGACCTGCAAGTCACGTTCAGTATGGACCAGATTCTGTACTATGTCGTGATTGTGTTCGTGCTCGCCAGCGTTATGTGGGTGATCCGGATGGTGTCCCGCATCGCGCTGTTTGGCGTGGGGCGCCGGGTCGAATTTGACCTCAAGCAGAAGATTTTTGAGCATTTGCTCACCCTGGAGCCATCGTATTTCGCCAACAACACCGTCGGCGATCTGATCAACCGGGCCACCAGCGATGTGGACAATATTCGTCGGCTGCTGGGCTTTGCCGTGCTGAGTTTGGCAAATACGGTGTTTGCCTATGCCTTCACGCTGCCGGTGATGCTCTCGATCAACGTCAAGCTCAGTTTGATGGCGCTGATCGTCTACCCGATCATGCTGATGCTGGTGCAGCTGTTTAGTGAGCGGCTGCGAAAGGAGCAGCTGGTGGTGCAGCAGGAGCTGTCGGGCCTCAGTGAGCTGATCCAGGAGGACATGAGCGGCATTTCCCTGGTGAAGATCTATGCCCAGGAGGACAACGAGCGCAATGCCTTTGGCCGGGCCAACCAAAAGCTGCTGGATGCCAACTTGGCGCTGGCTCGCACCCGCAATATGCTGTTTCCGATTCTGGAGGGACTGGCAAATGTCAGCTTGCTGGTGCTGCTGGCCCTGGGGGCCGGGGCGATCGCCAATGGATCGGTCACCATTGGAGACTTCATTGCGCTGATTCTGTACGTTGAGCGCTTGGTGTTTCCGACGGCGCTGCTGGGCTTCACGATCACGGCCTATCAGCGGGGTGAGGTGAGTATTGACCGAGTGGAGTCGATTTTGCTGACGCACCCGGAGATTCAGAATGCGCCGGCTGCCCAGCCGCTGGATCTGGCGGCAGTGAAGGGGGAGCTGGTGGCGCGCGGACTCAGCTACACCTATCCCGGCAGCGATACGCCAGCCCTCAAGGATCTGAATTTTTCGATCCGGGCTGGGGAGACGGTGGCGGTGGTGGGGCCGATTGGCTCGGGCAAGTCCACCCTGGCCAATGCGCTGCCTCGCCTGCTGGACATTCCGGCCAATCAGCTTTTTCTGGATGACCAGGATGTGACGCAGGTGGCGGTGCAGGACCTCCGACGGGCGATCGCCTACGTGCCCCAGGACAGCTTCTTGTTTAGCACCTCGGTGAAGAATAATATTCGCTACGGGGACCCCCTGGCGGAGATGCCGGAGGTGGAGCTGTCCGCCAAGCAAGCCCAGATGGACGAGGAAATCCAAAATTTCCCGCAGCAGTACGCCACGGTGGTGGGCGAGCGGGGCATCACGCTGTCGGGAGGACAGCGCCAGCGCACGTCTCTGGCCCGAGCACTGCTGGTGAATGCGCCGATTTTGATTCTCGATGATGCGCTCTCGAGCGTGGACAACCAGACGGCTACGCGCATTCTGGGCAATCTGTCGTCGGACACCCAGCAAAAGACGGTGATTTTCATTTCTCACCAGCTTTCGGCGGCGGCGACGGCGGATCGGATTTTGGTGATGGACCAGGGCCGGATTGTCCAGTCTGGCAGCCACGCGGAGCTCGTGCAGGAGCC
- a CDS encoding HetZ-related protein 2 — translation MTLAEELADGWRSRLQQDCADQSEAVREGIVNWLLGEDQTRFEGLDPDQLAIAQQAMDYRYRILVQRYLGVAPDRAYQKLLQRLSSLFLIRNKIRTWVSLSRDRHRTVMDVLQEVVQELLQSDRYMQQQIAWIAQCTRSSVLRNVLLLASLEEYCLRPIRNQPLLVYRFVNYLRRSQRGGMTQVPGGELVRLVSEEIAPDDAENPISLLDNQAVAQYQEEQEWEERQRLRNGVQQEFEAYLVENVDPLAARWLQLHLQGRSQESIAKLLGVPIKQVYRLREKISYHAVRVFALKGQPELVASWLETSLQEHSLGLTPEQWQQFWETLTPVQQLLLEHLKEGQKPEAIAKELNLKTHQVMGEWGKLYLAAQALRNVS, via the coding sequence ATGACATTAGCTGAAGAGTTGGCTGATGGTTGGCGATCGCGCTTGCAGCAAGACTGCGCTGATCAGAGCGAGGCGGTGCGTGAAGGCATCGTCAACTGGTTGCTAGGCGAAGATCAGACGCGCTTTGAGGGGCTGGACCCGGACCAGTTGGCGATCGCCCAACAGGCCATGGACTACCGCTACCGAATTTTGGTCCAGCGCTATCTGGGGGTAGCGCCCGATCGCGCCTACCAAAAGCTGCTCCAGCGGCTTAGCAGCCTGTTTTTGATCCGCAACAAGATTCGGACTTGGGTCTCTCTGAGCCGCGATCGCCATCGGACGGTCATGGATGTGCTGCAAGAGGTGGTGCAGGAACTGCTGCAAAGCGATCGCTACATGCAGCAGCAGATCGCCTGGATTGCTCAGTGCACGCGCAGCTCGGTGTTGCGCAACGTTCTGCTGCTGGCCAGCTTGGAAGAGTATTGTCTGCGCCCGATCCGCAACCAGCCGCTGCTGGTATACCGGTTTGTGAACTACCTGCGGCGATCGCAGCGGGGCGGCATGACCCAAGTGCCGGGCGGCGAGCTAGTGCGCTTGGTTTCTGAGGAGATCGCCCCTGACGATGCCGAAAACCCCATTAGCCTGCTGGACAATCAGGCGGTTGCTCAATACCAAGAGGAGCAGGAGTGGGAAGAGCGTCAGCGCCTGCGCAATGGCGTTCAGCAAGAATTTGAGGCGTATTTGGTCGAAAACGTTGACCCCCTGGCGGCACGGTGGCTGCAGCTTCACCTCCAGGGGCGCTCCCAGGAGTCCATTGCCAAGCTGCTGGGCGTGCCGATCAAGCAGGTTTATCGCCTTCGGGAAAAAATTAGCTACCACGCAGTTCGCGTCTTTGCCCTCAAGGGGCAGCCAGAGCTGGTGGCTAGCTGGCTCGAAACTTCGCTACAGGAGCACAGCTTGGGCCTGACTCCCGAGCAGTGGCAGCAGTTTTGGGAGACGCTCACGCCGGTGCAGCAGCTGCTGCTAGAGCACCTCAAGGAGGGCCAAAAGCCAGAGGCGATCGCCAAAGAGCTCAATCTCAAAACCCATCAAGTGATGGGAGAGTGGGGAAAGCTTTACCTGGCGGCCCAAGCTTTGCGAAACGTGTCGTGA
- the galE gene encoding UDP-glucose 4-epimerase GalE, which yields MTQEKPTILVTGGAGYIGSHAVLALQQAGYSVVILDNLVYGHRDLVEMVLKAELIVGDTNDRALLDQIFASRAIAAVMHFSAYAYVGESVQDPAKYYRNNVVGTLTLLEAMVAASVKRFVFSSTCATYGEPQTIPIPEDHPQSPVNPYGASKLMVEQMLRDFDHAYGLKSVYFRYFNAAGASPNGLLGEDHNPETHLIPLVLQTALGAREAISVFGTDYPTPDGTCIRDYIHVSDLADAHVLGLEYLLKGGNTDVFNLGNGNGFSVREVIEAACEVTGREIAVVECDRRPGDPPMLVGSSEKARRVLGWQPQYTDMKEIITHAWQWHQGRHG from the coding sequence GTGACCCAAGAAAAACCAACGATTCTTGTGACAGGAGGAGCTGGCTACATCGGCTCCCACGCGGTGCTTGCGCTCCAGCAAGCAGGCTATTCGGTTGTCATTCTCGATAACCTGGTTTACGGCCACCGGGATCTGGTGGAGATGGTGCTCAAGGCAGAGCTGATCGTGGGTGACACCAACGATCGCGCGCTGCTCGACCAGATTTTTGCAAGCCGGGCGATCGCGGCGGTGATGCACTTCTCGGCCTACGCCTATGTCGGTGAGTCGGTCCAAGATCCGGCCAAGTACTATCGCAACAACGTAGTTGGAACGCTGACGCTGCTCGAAGCCATGGTGGCCGCGTCTGTGAAGCGGTTTGTTTTTTCGTCGACCTGCGCGACCTACGGGGAGCCCCAGACCATCCCAATTCCGGAGGATCACCCCCAGAGCCCGGTCAATCCCTACGGCGCCAGCAAGCTGATGGTGGAGCAGATGCTCCGGGACTTTGACCACGCCTATGGCCTGAAGTCGGTCTACTTCCGCTATTTCAACGCGGCGGGGGCTTCTCCCAATGGCCTGCTGGGCGAAGACCACAATCCGGAGACCCACCTGATTCCGCTGGTGCTGCAAACGGCTCTGGGAGCCCGGGAGGCGATCTCGGTGTTTGGGACGGACTATCCGACGCCGGATGGCACCTGTATTCGTGACTATATCCACGTGTCCGATCTGGCGGATGCCCACGTCCTGGGTCTGGAATATTTGCTCAAGGGCGGAAATACAGACGTGTTTAACTTGGGCAATGGCAACGGCTTCTCGGTGCGAGAGGTGATCGAGGCGGCGTGCGAGGTGACGGGCCGCGAGATCGCGGTGGTGGAGTGCGATCGCCGTCCGGGAGACCCGCCGATGCTGGTGGGCAGCAGCGAAAAGGCCCGTCGCGTTCTGGGTTGGCAGCCCCAATATACAGATATGAAAGAAATCATTACCCACGCCTGGCAGTGGCACCAGGGCCGCCACGGCTAG
- a CDS encoding YdcF family protein — MFEQLTRILLWLLLGLLVWYVLRRLISPAFYNALGFVVLALFLVLAFLNPTDNTVSDIWSILSLPLTPLGVVLLGLALTVPRKDFRVLATSPIAWVLVFLYIASTPFVAYYLSQRVEAYATELNCQTQTFLSTQDAASVEGIVVLAQNTTRPGLPPRPLIELTESGDRLRLAADLYDEYRARVIALAGERPNFQGGNPQQRSETTDVVELLVQFGVPQDAIISDDRSESLRESTLTTRRLLQNRPELQGNLILVTSALSVNRARLAFEGALSQFRDVRILPLATDFQTTAGSGGPRRRIVIQDMLPSAKALVITTEIIQEYFGSLYYFLRGWLGPNRTIADCPNPPTPRSAIAPSLASSPASQPVALLASGRCSAT; from the coding sequence ATGTTCGAGCAGCTCACCCGAATTTTGCTGTGGCTGCTGCTGGGGCTGTTGGTGTGGTACGTGCTGCGTCGCCTGATCAGTCCGGCGTTTTATAACGCCTTGGGCTTTGTGGTGCTGGCGCTGTTTTTGGTTCTGGCATTTTTGAACCCCACCGACAATACGGTTTCAGATATTTGGAGCATTCTTTCTCTACCTTTGACGCCCTTGGGGGTGGTGCTGCTGGGGCTGGCGCTGACGGTCCCGCGCAAGGATTTTCGGGTGCTGGCCACAAGCCCGATTGCGTGGGTTTTGGTGTTTCTCTACATTGCCAGTACGCCTTTTGTGGCTTACTACCTGTCTCAGCGGGTGGAGGCGTATGCGACCGAGCTGAACTGCCAAACCCAGACGTTTTTGAGTACTCAGGATGCCGCCAGCGTGGAGGGCATTGTAGTCTTGGCCCAAAACACAACCCGGCCCGGGCTGCCACCGCGTCCGCTGATCGAGCTGACGGAGTCGGGCGATCGCCTGCGGCTGGCGGCAGATCTGTACGATGAGTATCGGGCGCGGGTGATTGCGCTGGCGGGGGAGCGGCCCAACTTTCAGGGGGGAAATCCGCAGCAGCGCAGCGAAACGACGGACGTGGTGGAGCTGCTGGTGCAGTTTGGGGTGCCGCAAGACGCGATTATTTCGGACGATCGCAGCGAAAGCCTGCGCGAGAGCACCCTCACAACGCGGCGGCTGCTGCAAAATCGCCCCGAGCTCCAGGGCAACCTCATTTTGGTAACGTCGGCCCTCAGCGTCAATCGGGCCAGACTTGCCTTCGAAGGCGCTCTCAGCCAGTTTCGCGACGTGCGCATTTTGCCGCTCGCAACGGACTTTCAGACCACGGCGGGCAGCGGTGGGCCCCGGCGCCGGATCGTCATCCAGGACATGCTGCCCAGCGCGAAGGCGCTGGTGATCACCACTGAGATTATTCAGGAGTACTTTGGCTCCCTGTACTACTTCCTGCGCGGCTGGCTGGGTCCCAATCGCACGATCGCAGACTGCCCGAATCCGCCCACGCCTCGCAGCGCGATCGCCCCGTCCCTCGCTTCCTCGCCCGCTTCCCAGCCCGTGGCGCTCCTTGCTTCTGGCCGCTGTTCTGCGACCTAG
- the eis gene encoding enhanced intracellular survival protein Eis, giving the protein MVIDLPGITLRPAQDADLNQVVSLERLCFAPTQSDADIQQAWFSQGLNRPGRQQMLALDAASGEAIGTYAQLDLQIFLEGQDLPAKGIAGLAVAPHRRGQRVARFLIEQSLKAFQAAGQQGNGSPVPLVMLYPFRHAFYRRLGWAWVGRVHQYAVAPESIPAYPERHNVVPYQAETHEQALYDTYLRSASRHNGWLRRQVLQWEMRLRPEPGKVIYCYEEAGKLLGYVILQFGQTGDRCTTVSILEWVAVNVDAYRGILGFLSSLRDQVSTIFWNTYPEDPFPHLLEEQRQAHTHAPLFSIVPPFGQIGGGFMWRLVDLAAAFRLRPVHAGPPFILTFQVRDPILGNQTITANFTAGRMHPVSQPVPAVVTTSIEHLTEMFCGMRRPTELLWTREIEFEGDRALLQRLEAAWQCIPPFCWDVF; this is encoded by the coding sequence ATGGTGATTGACCTTCCGGGCATCACCCTCAGACCCGCTCAAGACGCTGACCTCAACCAAGTGGTTAGTCTTGAGCGGCTTTGTTTTGCCCCGACCCAGAGTGACGCCGACATTCAGCAGGCTTGGTTTAGTCAGGGGCTCAACCGCCCAGGACGGCAGCAGATGTTGGCCCTAGACGCCGCTTCTGGTGAAGCCATCGGAACCTACGCCCAGCTCGACTTACAGATCTTTCTTGAGGGTCAGGACCTGCCCGCCAAAGGCATTGCAGGACTGGCCGTCGCTCCCCATCGCCGAGGCCAGCGAGTGGCTCGCTTCTTGATCGAGCAGTCTCTCAAAGCTTTTCAGGCCGCAGGCCAGCAGGGCAACGGATCGCCCGTCCCCCTGGTGATGCTTTATCCGTTTCGCCACGCCTTTTATCGGCGACTCGGCTGGGCATGGGTGGGCCGCGTCCATCAGTACGCTGTGGCGCCCGAGAGCATTCCGGCCTATCCGGAGCGGCACAATGTGGTTCCCTATCAGGCTGAAACCCACGAGCAGGCGCTGTACGACACCTATCTGCGGTCTGCCAGTCGCCACAACGGCTGGCTGCGCCGACAGGTCTTGCAGTGGGAAATGCGTCTGCGGCCCGAGCCGGGCAAGGTGATCTATTGCTACGAGGAAGCGGGCAAGCTGCTGGGATACGTGATTTTGCAGTTTGGTCAGACGGGCGATCGCTGCACAACCGTTAGCATCCTGGAGTGGGTCGCTGTCAACGTTGACGCTTATCGAGGCATTCTTGGCTTCCTGTCGTCTCTGCGAGACCAAGTTTCTACGATTTTCTGGAACACGTACCCAGAGGACCCCTTTCCTCATCTGCTCGAGGAGCAGCGCCAAGCTCATACTCACGCGCCACTTTTTAGCATCGTGCCGCCTTTTGGCCAGATTGGGGGCGGTTTTATGTGGCGCCTTGTAGACCTGGCCGCCGCTTTTCGGCTGCGACCCGTTCATGCTGGGCCGCCTTTCATTCTGACGTTTCAGGTGCGCGATCCCATACTGGGCAATCAAACCATCACGGCTAACTTTACTGCTGGCCGGATGCACCCCGTGTCTCAGCCAGTGCCCGCCGTGGTCACCACCTCCATTGAGCATCTGACGGAGATGTTTTGCGGGATGCGGCGACCGACGGAGCTGCTGTGGACGCGGGAAATTGAGTTCGAGGGCGATCGCGCTTTGCTGCAGCGCCTCGAAGCTGCCTGGCAGTGCATCCCACCCTTTTGCTGGGACGTCTTTTAG
- a CDS encoding pilus assembly protein PilB, whose product MRSAGDWAIASNLRSLFAIPLQPMEPLVPYPFICPRALPMAFPPTDDCSAAGAAIPRRSESPAMAQNSPLTAAQVDAEQAFRLIDSILPFEACLYHQVFPVALEGSRLRLAMVDPSDRAAMDYVRRILAFMNCSPQPQAIAPDAHHALLSAYLHYKNLHPTAPPLDPRSLQETRETLIVDSPTLVTDGFVAPRDRPCPEPPVDEGTLILTEGPEPEAIAPPPLPPPPPAPDPHPRIPLLVLQVSHLAEPVQHLVTLPPQKLLQELLGRALLGGIGRLYFERYDHSGRILWSQDGVLQSVIEALPQSLFQALLNELKRLAQTSMVTVQKPKQVEIERLYQGQRVLLRIRLMPGAWGEEATLQVLRGAALRFHEQQRLDRLSQEALRIAQRLQQTVNEIRQRSKGQDGTLSEASLEALPALNRVLQHLDRQIQDLAHDAHSEPELPPESGEKP is encoded by the coding sequence TTGAGATCTGCTGGGGATTGGGCGATCGCCTCGAATTTGCGATCGCTGTTTGCCATCCCATTGCAGCCCATGGAGCCCCTCGTCCCATACCCCTTCATTTGTCCTCGGGCTCTACCCATGGCGTTCCCTCCCACTGATGATTGCTCCGCTGCCGGAGCAGCCATTCCGCGTCGCTCTGAGTCTCCTGCGATGGCCCAAAATTCGCCCCTGACGGCGGCCCAAGTCGACGCTGAGCAAGCGTTTCGCCTAATCGACAGCATTTTGCCCTTTGAGGCGTGCCTGTATCATCAGGTGTTTCCGGTGGCTCTGGAGGGCAGTCGGCTGCGCTTGGCGATGGTGGATCCGAGCGATCGGGCGGCTATGGACTATGTGCGGCGAATTTTGGCGTTTATGAACTGCTCGCCTCAGCCCCAGGCGATCGCCCCCGACGCTCACCACGCGCTGCTGTCAGCCTATCTCCACTACAAAAACCTCCACCCCACCGCGCCGCCCCTGGACCCGCGATCGCTCCAAGAGACGCGGGAAACCCTGATCGTGGACAGCCCGACCCTAGTGACGGATGGCTTTGTGGCCCCGCGCGATCGCCCCTGCCCTGAGCCCCCTGTTGACGAGGGAACCTTGATTTTGACCGAGGGACCAGAGCCTGAGGCGATCGCCCCGCCCCCGCTGCCGCCTCCACCGCCTGCACCCGACCCCCACCCCAGAATTCCGCTTCTTGTATTGCAGGTAAGCCACCTGGCCGAGCCAGTTCAGCACCTGGTTACCCTACCTCCCCAAAAACTTTTGCAGGAGCTGCTGGGACGAGCACTGCTGGGCGGTATCGGGCGACTTTATTTTGAGCGCTACGACCATTCTGGCCGCATTCTCTGGAGCCAAGACGGCGTACTTCAGTCGGTCATCGAAGCTCTACCCCAGTCCCTCTTCCAGGCTCTCCTCAACGAGCTCAAGCGCCTGGCTCAGACCTCCATGGTCACTGTCCAAAAGCCAAAGCAGGTCGAGATCGAGCGCCTCTACCAGGGCCAGCGCGTCCTGCTGCGCATTCGCCTCATGCCCGGCGCCTGGGGAGAAGAAGCAACTTTGCAGGTTTTGCGGGGGGCTGCGCTGCGCTTCCATGAGCAGCAGCGTCTAGACCGCCTCAGCCAAGAGGCGCTGCGCATTGCTCAGCGACTTCAGCAGACGGTGAATGAGATTCGCCAGCGCAGCAAGGGGCAAGATGGGACCCTGTCGGAGGCCTCGCTAGAAGCGTTGCCAGCCCTCAATCGAGTCCTGCAACACCTCGATCGCCAAATCCAGGACTTGGCCCACGACGCCCATTCCGAGCCAGAGCTGCCGCCTGAGAGTGGCGAAAAACCCTAA
- the pap gene encoding polyphosphate:AMP phosphotransferase, which produces MLETLDLHQSLDKETYRLQMEGLMRQLRTLQNACWEKQLGLVVVLEGWAASGKGAIVKKMVQYMDPRGFTVHPIWPPTQEEQRYPFLWRFWQRLPAYGDLGFFYHSWYTHVLEDRLFERVSEAQVPILMRQINAFERQIADDGMAIAKFWVHVSRKELQKRLKRYAADPLQAWRVRPEDWQQAKSYDRYTAHAEDMLIQTSTGPAPWTLVEGNCKRWARVKVLSGVVATMTEALDRLQSQAPPLRLAPQTELQPTEPNLLAQVDLTKALTSDLYKKRLRRAQVKLRTLQQRIYEEQVPVIVLFEGWDAAGKGGAIKRLTDILDPRNYFVQPFAAPTDEEKSHHYLWRFWRQLPTAGTIGIFDRSWYGRVLVERVEGFADDGAWRRAYREINEFEDQLITAGYVLVKFWLHISKEEQFARFTEREQDPFKQYKLTEEDWRNRDRWPLYEVAINQAIQRTSTPAAPWSLVPANDKLYARVMVVETVTQAIAAALEHAPRSPLF; this is translated from the coding sequence ATGCTAGAAACCCTTGACCTTCACCAAAGCCTCGACAAAGAGACCTACCGCCTCCAGATGGAAGGGCTCATGCGGCAGTTGCGCACCCTCCAGAATGCTTGCTGGGAAAAGCAGCTTGGCCTGGTCGTCGTCCTCGAAGGCTGGGCCGCCTCTGGCAAGGGCGCCATCGTCAAGAAAATGGTCCAGTACATGGACCCCCGAGGCTTTACGGTCCATCCCATCTGGCCGCCAACCCAAGAGGAACAGCGCTATCCTTTTTTGTGGCGATTTTGGCAGCGGCTACCGGCCTACGGCGATCTAGGGTTTTTCTATCACAGCTGGTATACCCACGTGCTGGAAGATCGGCTGTTTGAGCGCGTTTCAGAGGCCCAGGTCCCCATCTTGATGCGCCAGATCAACGCCTTCGAGCGCCAGATCGCCGACGACGGCATGGCGATCGCCAAATTCTGGGTTCACGTCAGCCGCAAAGAGCTCCAAAAGCGCCTCAAGCGCTACGCCGCCGACCCCCTCCAGGCCTGGCGCGTGCGCCCCGAGGACTGGCAGCAGGCCAAATCCTACGATCGCTACACCGCCCACGCCGAAGACATGCTGATCCAGACCAGCACCGGCCCCGCCCCCTGGACCCTGGTCGAGGGAAACTGCAAGCGGTGGGCGCGAGTGAAAGTCCTCAGCGGCGTCGTCGCGACCATGACCGAAGCCCTCGATCGCCTCCAGAGCCAAGCTCCGCCCCTTCGGCTCGCTCCCCAAACCGAGCTACAGCCCACCGAGCCCAACCTTTTGGCCCAGGTGGACCTCACCAAAGCCCTGACCTCCGACCTCTACAAAAAGCGTCTGCGCCGAGCCCAAGTCAAGCTGCGGACCCTACAGCAGCGGATCTACGAGGAGCAGGTGCCGGTGATCGTGCTTTTTGAGGGCTGGGACGCTGCCGGCAAAGGCGGCGCCATCAAGCGCCTAACCGACATCCTCGATCCGCGCAACTATTTTGTGCAGCCCTTCGCCGCCCCTACCGATGAGGAAAAATCCCATCATTATTTGTGGCGATTTTGGCGGCAGTTGCCCACCGCCGGCACCATTGGAATTTTTGATCGCAGCTGGTACGGCCGCGTGCTCGTCGAGCGAGTGGAGGGCTTCGCAGATGACGGGGCGTGGCGCCGAGCCTACCGCGAAATCAACGAGTTTGAGGACCAGCTAATCACCGCAGGCTACGTCCTTGTAAAGTTTTGGCTCCACATCAGCAAGGAGGAGCAGTTCGCCCGCTTCACCGAGCGAGAGCAAGATCCGTTCAAGCAGTACAAGCTCACCGAGGAGGACTGGCGAAACCGCGATCGCTGGCCGCTGTACGAAGTGGCGATCAACCAGGCGATTCAGCGCACCAGCACGCCGGCCGCCCCCTGGAGCCTCGTTCCCGCAAACGACAAGCTCTACGCTCGGGTCATGGTAGTAGAAACGGTGACTCAGGCGATCGCAGCGGCCCTAGAGCACGCCCCGCGATCGCCCCTCTTCTAG
- a CDS encoding sugar transferase, with protein sequence MSSLIAPSTEIVAPIASQTAHPSAYSAFKRLLDIVGSLVGLLILGIAFVPIALAIKLDSAGPILYSQERYGLQGRRFRIWKFRSMVSNAEALKQQVKNEAKGLIFKNENDPRITRVGRFLRRTSLDELPQFWNVLMGEMSLVGTRPPTHDEVTRYADHHWQRLNVKPGLTGEWQVNGRSSIKDFEDIVALDLRYQDCWHPLYDVTLILRTIQVLLSRSSGAC encoded by the coding sequence ATGTCCTCGCTGATCGCCCCGTCTACCGAGATTGTGGCCCCTATCGCCAGCCAAACAGCGCACCCCTCAGCCTACTCAGCTTTCAAACGCCTTCTTGACATTGTCGGCAGCTTGGTTGGCCTATTGATCCTAGGTATTGCTTTCGTGCCGATCGCTCTCGCCATCAAGCTGGACAGCGCAGGACCCATATTATACTCACAGGAGCGATATGGACTCCAGGGACGCCGCTTCCGGATTTGGAAGTTCCGGTCGATGGTCTCCAATGCCGAAGCCCTCAAGCAGCAGGTCAAAAACGAGGCTAAAGGACTCATTTTCAAGAACGAGAACGATCCGCGCATCACCCGAGTTGGTCGTTTTTTGCGCCGCACTAGCCTAGACGAGCTGCCCCAGTTTTGGAATGTGCTGATGGGCGAGATGAGCCTGGTCGGTACGCGTCCGCCAACCCATGATGAAGTGACGCGCTACGCAGATCACCACTGGCAGCGCCTCAACGTCAAGCCGGGTCTGACGGGCGAATGGCAGGTCAACGGCCGCTCCAGCATCAAGGACTTCGAAGACATCGTGGCGCTGGATCTGCGCTACCAAGACTGCTGGCATCCGCTCTATGACGTGACGCTGATTCTGCGGACGATTCAGGTTTTGCTGAGCCGCTCTTCTGGCGCTTGCTGA
- a CDS encoding pentapeptide repeat-containing protein yields MDVNYLLRAYEAGERNFAGVDLRGADLSGVTLIAVDLSDANLMGANLSRAFLTQANLSGAFLNWADLRYVKLSEGCLTHVDLTKANLSGAFMVKSDFNRAKLSGANLNGANLRGSHLQHANLCGANLNAINLRGADLTGANLNWANLSGARLSGATLRGSFLNGVKLKDAFLNGVDLNGINLDGVDLRSTKLSGATLHGANLAATNFSDAKMHGGSFTGANLSGANLSRAFLKRANLNWANLTRADLTDADLTEANLLGARIEGAEFTGVTLSDPTRRYLRLIATGVTPWSQQPTRSTLESERASSLAPSLAHSR; encoded by the coding sequence ATGGACGTCAACTATCTGCTCAGAGCGTATGAAGCTGGCGAAAGAAACTTTGCAGGCGTGGATTTGCGGGGAGCAGACCTGAGTGGGGTAACTCTCATCGCCGTTGATCTCTCGGATGCCAACCTCATGGGGGCGAACCTCAGCCGGGCCTTCTTGACCCAGGCCAACTTGAGCGGCGCCTTCCTCAACTGGGCAGACTTGCGCTACGTCAAGCTCAGCGAGGGCTGCCTGACCCACGTCGACCTCACCAAAGCCAACCTGAGTGGCGCTTTTATGGTCAAGTCCGACTTCAACCGGGCCAAGCTCAGCGGCGCGAACCTCAATGGCGCCAATCTGCGCGGCAGCCATCTCCAGCACGCCAATCTCTGCGGCGCCAACCTCAACGCCATTAATTTGCGGGGGGCAGACCTGACGGGCGCCAACTTGAACTGGGCGAACCTCAGCGGCGCTCGCCTGAGTGGCGCGACGCTGCGGGGCTCCTTTCTTAACGGCGTGAAGCTGAAGGATGCCTTCTTGAATGGGGTTGATCTCAATGGGATTAACCTAGACGGCGTAGATCTGCGATCGACCAAGCTCAGCGGCGCAACGCTGCACGGCGCCAACCTGGCCGCGACAAATTTTAGCGATGCCAAAATGCACGGGGGGAGCTTCACCGGGGCGAATTTGAGCGGGGCGAACCTGTCTCGGGCTTTTTTGAAACGGGCCAATCTCAACTGGGCCAATCTTACTCGGGCTGATCTGACGGATGCAGACCTGACGGAAGCCAATTTGTTGGGGGCGCGCATTGAGGGGGCAGAGTTCACGGGGGTGACGCTGTCGGATCCGACGCGGCGCTATCTGCGCCTGATCGCGACGGGGGTGACGCCCTGGAGCCAGCAGCCCACGCGATCGACCCTGGAGTCGGAGCGGGCCTCTTCCCTCGCTCCCTCCCTGGCCCACTCCCGCTAA